From Solea solea chromosome 20, fSolSol10.1, whole genome shotgun sequence, one genomic window encodes:
- the myo1g gene encoding unconventional myosin-Ig: MLRQTGMAELEGLEFGKSDFVLLDEVTMEQFMENLKLRFEKGRIYTFIGEVVVSVNPYRQMDVYGKETIDAYRGRELYENPPHLFAVSDAAYKAMKRRAKDTCIVISGESGAGKTEASKYIMQYIAAITNPSQRAEVESVKNVLLKSNCVLEAFGNAKTNRNDNSSRFGKYMDINFNFNGEPTGGHINNYLLEKSRVVHQQGGERNFHSFYQLLRGGSNEMLQSLHLQNDPAVYTFTREGAATTTSNNDHTSHKAVRSALEVIGFTNDEIDSIYQILASILLLGNMQFESDGESVEIVGLEAVNHIAELMATDPESVTKSLLYRTVATGGREVIEKGHTEQQACFGRDAFAKALYERLFGWIVARINTVIEVKNYNPVLHGKNTVIGVLDIYGFEIFENNSFEQFCINYCNEKLQQLFIELILRQEQGEYQREGITWQHIDYFNNQIIVDLVEQPHKGIISILDEACLTVGNVTDTVCLDSMDTKLAQHPHYTSRKLSPTDKTLDFQRHFRVRHYAGDVTYSVEGFLDKNKDLLFQDFKRLMYNSSNPVLKEMWPDGQLSITEVTKRPLTAATLFKNSIVALVDKLACKEPYYVRCIKPNEMKSPVLFDDARCQHQVAYLGLLENVRVRRAGFAYRQPYARFLQRYKMTCEYTWPNHLMASDREAVEAIVTQHGFQDDVAYGHTKLFVRTPRSLFTLEQERATLIPILVLFLQKVWRGALARMRCQRMRAIYTIMSCYKRYKVKAHFWEVVQRFANVRTMADYGKSVEWPTPPAALSQFHNNTVMLHRRWWARQIVKKIPPSDMAEVRAKVAALAALSGERKDWGVSRAWERDYLANVRDCPQTSSSFIRVSKELRNRDEYGQVLFSSFCRKVNRFNRSTDRGVLVTDKYVYKLEPKKQYKVLKKLPLDTFTGLSVTSGVDQMVALHTSTQDDVLFCLQRGELCPNEDRVGELVGMLVDYFTRIRKVQFPVKVCRSALQLHMRGKPKTVTVEAKPGQTNADFKKSPDGFILLVPGN; the protein is encoded by the exons GTTTGAGAAGGGTCGCATCTACACCTTCATCGGAGAAGTGGTCGTCTCTGTCAATCCTTACAGACAGATGGACGTTTACGGCAAAGAAACCATCGATGCGTACCGGGGCCGGGAGCTGTATGAGAACCCCCCTCACCTGTTCGCCGTCTCTGACGCAGCCTACAAGGCCATGAAGAGAAGAGCCAAAGACACGTGCATCGTCATATCAG GTGAAAGTGGTGCGGGAAAAACAGAAGCAAGTAAATACATCATGCAGTACATAGCAGCCATCACCAACCCGAGTCAGAGGGCAGAGGTCGAGAG CGTGAAGAATGTGCTGCTCAAGTCCAACTGTGTGCTGGAGGCCTTCGGGAACGCCAAGACGAATCGCAACGACAACTCCAGCCGCTTCGGCAAGTACATGGACATCAACTTCAACTTCAACGGCGAACCCACCGGAGGACACATCAACAACTACCTACTGGAGAAG TCCAGGGTGGTTCATCAGCAGGGGGGTGAGAGGAACTTCCACTCATTTTACCAG ttgCTGCGTGGAGGCTCTAATGAAATGCTGCAGTCACTTCACCTGCAGAACGACCCTGCTGTTTATACGTTCACCAGAGAGGGAGCAGCAACAACT ACCTCGAACAATGATCACACGAGCCACAAAGCAGTCAGGAGTGCACTGGAAGTTATCGGCTTTACAAATGATGAGATTGACTCAATTTACCAGATCCTGGCCTCCATTCTTCTGCTG gGAAATATGCAGTTTGAGAGCGACGGTGAGAGTGTTGAGATCGTGGGCCTGGAGGCTGTGAACCACATTGCTGAGCTGATGGCCACAGACCCAGAGAGCGTCACAAAGAGCCTGCTGTACCGAACTGTTGCCACCGGGGGCCGCGAGGTCATCGAGAAAGGTCACACGGAGCAGCAGGCCTGCTTCGGACGGGACGCTTTTGCCAAG GCTCTTTATGAAAGACTGTTTGGCTGGATCGTCGCCCGCATCAACACCGTCATTGAAGTGAAAAACTACAACCCAGTACTTCATGGGAAAAACACAGTAATCGGAGTCCTGGACATCTACGGCTTTGAGATCTTTGAGAACAACAG TTTCGAACAGTTCTGCATCAACTACTGCAacgagaagctgcagcagcttttCATCGAGCTGATCCTCCGACAGGAGCAGGGCGAATATCAGAGAGAGGGAATCACCTGGCAACAT ATCGACTACTTCAACAACCAGATCATCGTGGATCTGGTGGAGCAGCCGCACAAAGGCATCATCTCCATCCTGGACGAGGCTTGTCTCACTGTGGGTAACGTCACAGACACTGTCTGCCTGGACAGCATGGACACCAAACTGGCCCAACACCCCCACTACACGTCCCGCAAG CTGAGCCCCACGGACAAAACCCTGGACTTCCAGAGACACTTTCGTGTTCGCCACTATGCTGGAGACGTCAC ATATTCTGTCGAGGgctttttggacaaaaacaaggacCTGCTTTTCCAAGATTTCAAGCGTCTTATGTACAACAG TTCCAACCCAGTGCTGAAGGAGATGTGGCCAGATGGTCAGCTGAGCATCACCGAGGTCACTAAGCGACCTCTGACTGCCGCCACCCTCTTCAAGAACTCCATTGTGGCCTTGGTGGATAAACTGGCCTGCAAG GAGCCTTACTATGTGCGCTGCATAAAGCCCAACGAGATGAAGTCACCGGTGTTATTTGACGATGCTCGCTGCCAGCACCAGGTGGCGTACCTCGGCCTGCTGGAGAACGTGAGGGTGCGCAGGGCGGGCTTCGCCTACAGGCAGCCTTACGCTCGCTTCCTGCAGCG GTATAAAATGACATGCGAGTACACCTGGCCAAACCACCTGATGGCCTCCGACAGGGAAGCGGTGGAGGCCATCGTCACCCAGCATGGTTTCCAGGACGACGTGGCGTACGGGCACACCAAGCTGTTTGTCCGAACACCACGCTCTCTTTTCACCCTGGAACAGGAGAGAGCTACACTCATCCCCATCCTGGTGCTCTTCCTGCAAAAG GTTTGGCGTGGTGCTTTAGCTCGGATGAGGTGTCAGAGGATGAGGGCCATCTACACCATCATGAGCTGCTATAAACGCTACAAGGTCAAGGCTCACTTCTGGGAGGTGGTGCAGAGGTTCGCTAATGTGCGAACTATGGCCGACTACGGAAAGAGTGTCGAGTGGCCGACCCCGCCTGCAGCTCTGTCCCAGTTTCACAACAATACTGTCATGCTGCATCGCAG GTGGTGGGCAAGGCAGATCGTAAAGAAAATCCCTCCGTCTGACATGGCCGAGGTTCGGGCCAAGGTGGCGGCTCTGGCGGCTCTGAGTGGAGAGAGGAAAGACTGGGGGGTCAGTCGAGCCTGGGAGAGGGACTACCTGGCCAAC GTACGAGACTGCCCTCAGACCAGCTCCAGCTTCATCCGAGTGTCCAAGGAGCTGAGGAACAGGGACGAGTACGGTCAGGTCCTCTTCTCCAGCTTCTGCAGGAAG GTGAACAGATTCAACAGGAGCACAGATCGCGGTGTGCTCGTCACCGACAAGTACGTCTACAAATTAGAGCCGAAGAAACAGTACAAGGTTTTGAAGAAGCTTCCTTTAGACACA TTCACAGGACTGAGCGTGACCAGTGGGGTCGACCAGATGGTGGCGCTACACACGTCTACACAGGATGATGTCCTGTTTTGTCTGCAGCGAGGGGAGCTGTGCCCCAACGAGGACCGAGTGGGCGAACTGGTGGGAATGCTGGTCGACTATTTTACACG TATAAGAAAAGTCCAGTTTCCTGTGAAGGTGTGTCGTTCAGCCCTGCAGCTACACATGCGAGGGAAACCCAAGACGGTCACAGTGGAAGCCAAACCAGGTCAGACCAACGCAGACTTCAAGAAGAGCCCAGACGGTTTCATCCTGCTGGTTCCCGGCAACTAG